The genomic stretch GTCCAACAGAACCTAAAGCCATAGATGAGATGAAGGAGGTGCCCTATTCCAATGCTGTAGGTTCTGTTATGTATCTAATGGTATGTACTAGGCCTGACCTAGCACATGTAATGAGCATCCTAAGCAAATACATGGCTAATCCAGGAAAAGAGCACTGGCAGGCAATGAAATGGACTATGAGGTACTGTAATGCCCCgtattccctattatggttaatggctggattagtaggccgggagggccataactgtttaattatgccattaaatgtgtttatgcatgtttatgagaattatattataatatgatgttaaatgcatgcatgtgagtccacatttgtttacaggggtattttggtaatttggcccgttgagggtatagtTGAATATCTATtttgtatgataatgatatattgtgagaccacattataatgtggattggttcgagtatctcgacatgagacgatctttaaacatgattatcggtttggtcataacaggtttgagctcggggctcggggtgagtctcggggtgatattgatggttatagcgttaccgggaattTTAGGGTAACaggttatgaattattggtgttcgagaattttgagattagcgggaattgggaagcgttaattataattaacgggtttagcggaatgtaccaattttgcccttggggtggccttagaggcttaagatgacacaaggggtattttggtcattttaggggtggatatacttgttttaaatggctgaaggctgtagaataaaatagaacaaaacagaggCACTCTTATCTTCCTTTCTCGTACATCACCCTCTTCATTtctcctttgaggttttgagctttaggtgtggattcaagctagggaaaacttcaaggctgagttagtagactaagttctgcttgtgtgggaagttcaaaacatgttttaaggtaagttttgatcattgaactcaagatatgctctgttttcgttttagcttTTAAATCAtgagttttgatgtggaaagtgtgaatcaaagagggtttttatgttgttttgattggggtttgatgagggtgagataagggtgttgtttgggggttcaattatgtgtttggaagaggtttagagagggtttgaaggtctggtttgagagggaaaacgcagggttgaaatctggttcgtgtgtggccgacttagctgatctgggctgggcgccgcggcgcagcaggggtgcgccgcggcccttggcgtttggcaggcagggaaccctctctgtttgagggcgtgccgcggcccttaaggccaaatttgctaaaaagtggtttttagcttagggattcaaaccataggcctcggggttggacctagtacccggttgggtagtatttgaggtctcgggggctgggatttggtttgggaaccctcagttatcatttttattgatgaatcctatattttggttatgactaggtgaccgtcgaggaatctaaaggttgatcgttctcaggggtcgttcatataattattctcactcgaaccaaaggtaagaaaacggtgtttgaatacaattgcaccctgtataggtatatgacatgcatggtttggtattggggcatgttggttgataaatgtggatatggattgcatattaaatgctattatacgctgattacatgtttgagacactgactagtcagggaccacctccaaagtcgagaatcatgcattgaatggctctataacattaatgccagaccgactctagggtcgaagaacttataagcgcttgcctggcttacaaccagatgaatatagccaaggtatatgaccccggtgacggtttgtcacatggctaagggacgttgtccatagtttcgactccagagtcgtgaggagggttatgttggtgactaatcaccatgcacctgtcctaaacgaacttataaatgaatcactatttagttaagccctggtggccctatcgtcacacggctagaaggagcgatgctcatcattgtgacttttggctattgtcacctacttgttggactgatggtcctgaatggttattatgaccgttgttgatattatatcatgctttattgtgttttcttgctgggccttggcccatgggtgctatgtggtgcaggtaaaggaaaggaaaagcttggccaaccctgagtggagagcttgggtgatgagatgtacatacagggccgcttgaccgccacggtcaaggagttctcagagggactaggggtttaccctatttttgccgcttaggccggcggggattgtatatttggaactgtagcaacccTTTTGGTATTATGAacatcttgtaaacattttaaaaggctcatgagcagtttatttacttaatgaaatgtaccctttcctttttactgattttacaccttaacctgataatggtacttagatcacgtttttaaccaaaggactcgggtagcgagtcaaatttccggttcactgttcaccgtaactgttctggggtagccagagCGTTACAGGTACCTAGCAGGGACTACTAAAGTTGGCCTAGTGTACAGAAGGCTTAGCTCCAAGTTACTTATAGAGGGGTACAGTGATGCTGATTATGCAGGTGATAAAGACAGTAGAAGGTCAACTACAGCCTATTACTTTACAATAGGAGGAAGCTGTGTAAGCTGGAAAGTACAGCTCCAACCAGTAGTTGCATTGTCAATTACTGAGTCAGAATATATTGCTGTTACTGAAGCAATAAAGGAAGCACTATGGCTTCAGGGTCTCCTAGAAGAAATTACTAAGACTAAACAGACTCCCACAGTGTATTCAGATAGCCAAAGCTGTATACATCTGTGCAAGAACCCAGTTTTCCATGACAGGACAAAACATATTGAAATCAAGTATCACTTTATCAGGGACAAAGTGACACAAGAGTTGGTTTCAATACAGAAAATACCTACAGAAGAAAATCCTGCAGATATGGGAACCAAAATTGTAACCCTTCACAAATTCAAGCTCTGCATGAATTTGTTAGGGGTTGATAATGGAGGCTAGACCTAAGGAGACTAGAGCTAGGACCCTCAGAGAAAACACTATTCAGATCAGATCAGCTTATATGAGGAATGAGGTGGAAATTGTTGAAATTAATTCCCCATATAAGCTGACCTGTCACAAATACAACATGCAATTAAGAGCAAATCCAAAGACAAGTCCAACCGTACTATTACCAAGATCAGAAAACAGTTAGTTATTCCTAACTAACTCACCTTACTACTCAGACCCTATAAATAGAAGAAGGAAAGAACATAAACACTTACAACTTCATAACGAAATTCTCCAGAAGAAAGAGAAGTGATCCTGAGTGAAATCTAGTGAGAGAAGCTCTCAAgttgagaaaaagaaaagagaagtgTTAGAGAGAGGAAAAAAAGTGAGGGATCGGTTCGAtccaaagagaagaaaagagaaagaaagaatgtTTGAGAGTCTTGATTCATACCTGGTTGAAGCATCGAGATTACCAGCTGACTTGTGGCTGGAATCTCTAGAAATCTGTTGTAAACTGCGATCTTGATAATGGATTAGACTCGAGCTTTCTCTGAGGTAGCTCACCAAGGATGTAACCCCAAATTTTGGTGGTGAACCTTGTAATCTCTCGTGTTTGTATCTCTTTCCCTCTCATTTCTTTTCTGGTTTGGTTATCTTTAAGCTTTGGTTCTGTATTGATGTGTTTACCCTAATTTTGTGTATACTTGTGGTGTTCTCTCGAAGCCTGTTCAAACACAAAAGTAAAGCATAAAATTAGTAAAGTTAAAATCAAAGACTTTAAAAGAATTAACaatgaaaatgtgtcactaattTTGTCCACATATATCAGAAACATATAGAAAGATCAAGAATGACCTTGTACACTAATGTGTGTGTGTGAGTTGTGTAGGGATAAAAGGGTAAAATTTTCCTACAAAGACCCTAATGTTGCAACATCCAATCGGTATTCTGCTCTCACCTCGCCCACCCGACCCCAACCACATGTGAGCAAAGTCCATACTATCTTGGCAATGGCGACAATCCTGGAATCGTTCTTGTTACTCTACTCTTGACAGAGAAGAACTTCCCTTCATGGAGGCGTGATTTCCGTCTTTCTATTGGAGCCAAGAATAAAGCTCGTTTCCTTACTGGAGATCTCCCTCCTCCAGCTACAACAGACCCAAACCACAATTCTTGGCATCGTTGCAATCAAATGGTAATGTTAGGATCCTACATTCAATTTCTCCTGAAATAAAAACCACTATAATGTACCTTGAGACTGCTTCAGCTATGCGGACTGAGTTGAACAACACATTCGATCAAGGAAATGGGCCACGTATCTTTGAGCTTCGTAATACCATCATCAGCTTGCACCAAGGTGATGATTCTGTAAGTACCTATTTTACCAAACTCAAATTTATATGGGATGAGATTCATGAACTTAGGCCTTGTATACCATGTACTTGTGCTTCCTCTACTACCAATCTTGATCATCACAACCAAGATCAAGTTCTTCAATTTTTGACCGGATTAAATGAGTCTTACCATGCTATCCTAGCCCAAAGTTGTCCTTAAAAGATTAAATTGAGAGATGGTCAAGAATGGCTTAGTGAGGATGTCATGAATTTATTTTTCAGATGGAATTAATGTATCTTACTTCAACCTCTTTGTTCAGAACTTTATTTTTTATGAAGTGTGAACATCGTATTCAATAGTTTCATTCTTGAATATATGAAGAACTGGATTTGCTATACTCTTAAGATGTCACACCCAATCACAGTTGGTTTAGAGCACATCACTCCAATCTCTGAAAACAATGACCACAACCATCAAATTTAAGTGCAGGCTTGAGCAAAGGtcatgtattccaattctgtgcTTGACCTTGCCATTAACTTTTGCTTCTTTGAAGCCCAACTAGTTAAATTTCTACCAAAATAAACACAGTAGCCAGAAGTTGACTTCCTATCATCCTAGATAATGTGCATGGAAGCATGAGTAAAATTTCTAATTTTTGCATGCTTTACAATGATTTTGAGTGGGAGATTGAAGAAATTGGCTTAATTTTTTCGCAGTGAAGGCAATGTCTGGTTTACTTTGCAAACTGTTGGGAGGTGTTTTGGAACAACAAAACAAGCTGATTGTTTACTAAATACTTCTTGAAAGCATACCAATTAGAAAAGCACTGTTTGTCAGTTTGCTCCACATCCCAGCCATTATTAGTAACATCTAGAGTGTGTCAACTAGAAGATGTTGGGAAAAAAGACAAATTTCTCAAACGCAATAGAAACAATAAAGAGACAAAGAAATTTACTCTGTTTGGTAAAATTACCAAACCCATAAATAGATATATTTAGCATCAATCTCATTATTAAATATACTCAAAACTCTCTCCATCTCTCATTATTTGCTGCTCACTCTTCAACTCATCAAACTTACTTTCACGCTCTCTACCCTTCAAACTCACTCTCACTTTTCTTCAAAACTCACTCTCACACTCTCTTCAAAAGCTCACATTCTCACATGCACCAAATACATATTTATAGTAACAATTTGTTttacataaattaataattacccaaaattaaaatactataaagaaaatcataattaatttgagtcaatactcaacacaaaaataaaagtaaaataattatataacatTTGATATtgatatacaatttttttttgaaaagataTTGATATACAATTTGATATATAATATTTTCCTCCATACCTTGATCACCAAAAATAATTTTGAATGCTAAATAAAGTAATCAcgtaaaataatatttatattccaacaaAAAATTTGGATTGTACTAAATGAAtggcttttttttatttatttatttacgaAAATAACATtacaaattttatttacaaaaataaccAACTATTTAATACCAGATTTTCAAGTTTTACATACAAATACCAACACACTTTCTTTCTCTACTGAACTGGTCTCGTTTTAGGGTCTTATAgggctttctttttttttttttttttttaaggaagaGTCTTAGGGATTTTGAAATATCAattgtttttatttgttttattcatcattttttcaaattttaatataTGAAAAAAAGATAGTCTGCAAATTTAAGTTTCTAGGATTGTCAATTCGGCAAAGAACTCCTCACTCATTATTATtcaatatttaaaatgaataaaagatattaaaaatataatattaaaatagtATAATGAAAAATAGTATGCAAATTTAAGCCATTGGGTGCTTATTCTATAGTTGTCTCTAATATTTCAGGTGTTTTTCATCAGGTATAGGGTAGTTTTAATGGAGCTCTCATTTTCATTCCAGCTTAAATTGAGAAGATTGTATTGTTAGCAGACATTGTTGCATCTTAATCTAATTCAATTTTTCTCTTTTCCACAAACATTAAAAAGGCTGCTTCAATAGACTAATTTTTAAAGAAAGATCAACGAGAAAAACAAAACATCCTTCAAAGTTATACCAAATTAGATTACAACACGCTAATACAGATGTGGTTTTCCTGGTTGATGGTCAAAAAACTATCAAAGGTGAAGACATACTTTTTCAATTGAAAATAGATTACctctaacaaatattgtaaagTTGACCCAAAATTTACATTTAGAGAATTTACAGTAAATGACTCAAAACAATAACATCAAGAAGTTATcgtcctcatttttaaaattatagaGAAATGATAATTTTACATTTCTGATTACctaaaatgtcattttttatattttatttatttatttaggagcgtataactttaatataatataatgatatatgtatattagtttttattttaaagttaaattaatttttttaagtttcttATGGATTGTTGGTATACTATTTTTCatttagtgtatatgttttttatggtatattaattttttttgatgatatttagtttctattttattatacataataGTATTGTATAATTTTATATCATGACATATACATTTAAAtagtagtatataattttattagcatagtatatattttttagtaataattttgtaagttttgttggtatagtatatgtattttgtgatatgatatatcatTTAATAACTCATAAAAAAacgaaaaaaattaaaataactttaagataaaaactaatatatacatatactataatattaaaatatttagaacaaaataataatttgataaatgatatatttgataatatgtaatattaaaaatgtgATTAGGTTATTAtactataaaattaaaaacatggcaTTTTATTTGCACTAAACCCCTTACATTTATAACACGTGATCTTCTTTTTTCTTCTAGAGAGCAACTACGACTTGTTTTTGACATCATTTTATTTCAATATACGTTCCCAATCGTCCATAAACTTGTTAAACTCTGATTTTATCTTTTCAAACTTGGTCAAAACTTTGCTGCGTTTTTTCATCACTTGTTCTATCTCATCATTGATTGTTCTTAACTCAgacttcttcttctcttttagcAGCTTCAAATTTTCTTGATAATGAAGCATTTCATTGTTTGTTGTCACAACTTGAAAACATACTCCTGGATCactaaaaacaataataataaaacaacaaATAATCAAAATATTCATACAACAAGGTATAGTAGGAATGGAAAAGAAAGAAGATGGAAACATACCTAATAAATCCAAAAGATATTACACTGTTTCCTTTCAATATTCCACCATCTAGAGACACAGAGCCGTGTTCTATACAAGCACGAGCGGCTAGCATGTCCTCCCCGGTTTCGTAAACATGGAGTTGACCAAGAAGGTGATAGAATAAGGTCTCTCTAAGACCATGACCTGAGTTGTTCTTTATGGACAACATATCTTCATCTAAGTCAATCCTATTTACAGCAAATCCCAGAAAACCTTTTGGAATGGTTCCATCGATAAGACGAGGACGTGATAAAGCCAGCTTCCTCTGAGAGCCACTCTTGACGCCACCTCTGAATGGACTGCAAACAACAAGGAATATTAGATGAAGTTAATCCTAATTTGAGTACAGCTTCACATTTACTACTACAAAATCAgactttcccgacacccaacctaATTTGCTCGGCGTGGCTCTAAGCGGACAATTAAGAACTGTAGGCATAGAAACCAACGCTGACAGTTAATAATTATTACCGTTGtctttaactgtcgctattgactcAAATACCGACAGTTAACTTGAGATCAATGCTGACAGTGTCGTAGACCCCAACACCGACAATTAATTTAAGATCattgccgacagttaaaaattgtcatCGTTGATCCAACGTCGACAGTTAATTCTAAGATCATTCAATTCAATTATGAACTATAGAGTGAGAATCTTGTGTGAGGATTAATATGTTTTAGTCAAGAAGCTTAGGGTGTCACCTTATATTGTCAAAGCACATGACAATAAATCGACCATCTATAAATTTGTCAAGAATGGCAGCTTCTACATGAAGACCATGGCAACGGTCAACTTCTCCAGTTTGTTTATACTTTTCAAGAAGAATAGCAGTTTCGAAAGATCTAGCGACAACAGCAAGCATTTGATCTGCACCCAAGTATTTTGACAATatcctaaatatagacaaaaccACAATTTAGAAacagaataaagaagaaaaaaaaaacaagatagAATTTTGATTGTGAAAACAGAAATACTATGTTTGACCTGCTAAGCCGCCTAGAATGAACTCTTCCAAGTAGAGCAACCACTCCTATTATGTCTTTCATTAAATGATCCTCTTGCTCTTGAAATGGAATTATCCTAGAAATATTGCAAAGAACCGCAGCGGCTGAGTTTCCTATCTTTTCAATATTCTCCATCACTTCCTCTTTAGTGGACAAGTGATTTGAGAAACAAGTGATTTGAGAAACCCAATGGATATGGTTCGATAGAAtctaaaaattttaaaaacaaattcAGGATCTTGTTAAGTACTTCAATTGACACAATCCTAATACAGCAAAATATGACATGCAATATCGAAAAACAAGGCCAGGCCATGCAATATCGAAAAATACGTGACTTGTCCGATATAACATCTCTAATGTAAGATGtaaattttgtgccaaatttaacACAAAAAATTATTCAATGCTATATTTGTATCAATATTTACAATTGTAATCCAATGCACAAGATGCAAAATaactaaaacaaaaaaatcagcaatctatttaatatttattgataatatataaaagttaatctttttttattttttattgtagaaaaaagtgaataaaaaaagtaatatatttagttattagttattaattaataaattataataattagtggTAATATGCTAAATAAAAAGTGTTGTGATTTGAGTTGAATCACACTAAACAAGAATATATAACCTAAACAACAAGAGCTGAACTAATACAAATATCACAAATTAAAAAAAGCAATAATAAGACTCAAGCAATTACGTTACACAAAGACAATGTCTTTCGCCTACTCCTCGAGGAAACAGATCTCAGCAACCTTTATTAAATTTGACTATAGAACCAGATGACACAACTCTTGGATCAATACAATGAATGAAACCTCTAAACTCTATACAAGAGAATTACTAAACTACTAATAAGTGTTTTTTCACTCTGCATATGACCGAGTACCAATGCTTAGCATACACATAATAAGAACTCCCAACTATCTTAACGGTCATCAACAGTAGTAAGCCACATGTACAAGTGACTCAATTACACAACAATTATCCACCTTGATTAAGTTACTTGTAATCTGATGTATAAAGAAATCTGATGTTATTAGAAGCTGAAATTTGCACCTTAATCTTCTGTACCTCACTGCTTGGGGTAATTGTAGCATTCTTCAGCATGAATCAAGCCTAAGCAATGCTTAAACTTGGCTTGAGTAACCACTTTAGTCAACATATCAGTTGGATTCTCATCTGTGTTGACCTTTTTAGCCCGAACTTCCTTTCTCGCTATGACTTCTCTTATAAAATGTAACTTGATGTCAATGTGTTTTGACCTCTCATGAAACATAGGATTTTTTATGAGATGTAAAGCACTTTGACTATTACAGTAGCCAGTAATGTCTTCTGAATTTAACCCCAACTCATTGCTGAAACCTCTGAACCAAATAACTTCCTTTATCGCCTCTATAGCTGCCATATACTCTGCCTCTGTTCAAGACAAAGCCACAACTTTCTGCAAGTTAGATTTCCAGCACACACAACTTCCTTGGACAGTGAATACATATCCAATTGTGGATTTTCAAGTATCTATATTCCCTGCATAATCAGAGTCCACAAAACCAACAACTTCTACCTGTGTAACACCTTCTTTTCCAAATACAAGCCCAACATTCAGAGATCCTTTGAGATATCTTAGTATCCATTTGGTTGCTGTCTAGTGTTCTTCACCAGGATCTGCCATGTACCTGCTCACAACTCATAGCTTGAGCTAAGTCAGGTCTAGTTGAGACCATATCATACATGAGACTCCCTACACATCAAGCATAGGGTACCTTGTTCATATGCTTTTTTTGTTAATCAGTTTTAGGAGATTGATTATGAGATAGCTTGAAATGGTGTGCCGAAGGAGTTGAAACTAACTTGGCATTCTCCATGCCAAATCTCTCTAAAAATTTCTTCAAATACCCAAAATTCTACTTGCAGgtcccatatccttcatctcgaATTTATTATGCAGCTGCTCTTTTAATCTATGAATTGACTCTTTGCAACTACCAACaattaagatatcatctacatataacaATAGACATATCTTATTGTTGTAGTACACACAAGGATCATAATTAGTTGTACTGAACCTTATCTTGATCATAAACTCATGAAACCTTAAGTTCCATTGTCTAGGTGCCTGTTTATGGGATGCAAATGGGTTTTCAAAGCTAAAGATGGGATACATAAGGTAGAGAAGCCGAGATACAAAGCGATACTAGTTACAAATGGGTTTACATAGAGAGAAGAGATAGACTACAATGATATTTTCTCTCTAGTTGTGAAGCATGTCTTTATCAGAATTGCACTAGCAAAGGCAACAAAGTTCAACCTAGAAATGGAACAGATTGACGTAAAGACTGCATTTctaaatattcaaatttaataaAGGTAGCTGAGATTTGTTTACCCATGGAGTAGGCCAAAGACACATTGCCTTTGTATACGAACCACGTAATTGCTTGAGCCTAATTATTGCTTTTACAGATTTGTGATCTTTGCATTAGTTCAGTTCTTGTTTAGGTTCTATATTCTTGTTCAGGGTGATTTAACTCAAATCACAACAAAAGTGACATTTATTGTTTAGCCAAATTTAGTCCATGCTATATTTTGTGTTAAATTCGGCACAATTTTTAGCATGTGTCAAATTTAGCCAACTTTTTAAAATACTATTGGAGTGATCATTTTGCTAAATTGCTAAATATAGCAATGCACCACATTTTTTATATTCTATTAGAAATGCTCTTATATAGGTTATTTAGTGACAGTAGGTCCATGTATCCTTTCTAGCATTAGCATGGAAAGACATGTTAGTATCAAAAAAATTAAACGGTCAATCTGGTCAAGTAGATTCTTAAACTATGTCAAACATTTTGACAATGATCCCAGCAGATAAAAACAACAGCTGTAGATGTGCTAGAAAGTCAAACCTTGCAATTCTTTTATAGTCTACTCAATTTTTTCCCTCTCTTCATTTAACTTTACACATTTTTCTTCCAATATTTGGACTACCaaaccaattttaaacatgtcaTCTTCAAAGACCTGCATtgacaaaagaaaaaagaaaaacttaaGAAACCCAAAATCCAACATGAAATGTGTACAAGAAAGGAAGATCTATCTTCCTAAAGCATGTGAAACTTGAATTAATCCATGCTAAGATAAAAACTGCATATACTTTGTAAGTAATTATTCAAAGGTGACATAGTAGTTGTACCCTTGtacctttttatttttctcaatgAACATTAAAAAGTTTTTTCCAACTCGGATAAGTGATTTTGAGTCCTGAAAATTAGATGAAATTCCATCATCATGGGGACCTGGTGAGATTTGAGCCCTCTTGAGCCAAGATGGAGAGGATATCCCCACTACCATACCACCATGGCCAATTGGTGGAATACTTTGTCTAATTTTGATGTGTTAATTTATGTCCAACTAAGGCACGTCATTTAAAACATTTaagcaaaaataataaattaaaaaaaattatttaataattacaaattttaaataatttatcatgCATTCATTAGTTAGACATGAACTAAGATATCATAATTGAATATAGGATACTAATTCTATTTTAcacattgatatttttttaactaatcACACTCATTTAAGGTAGAATCTACCATAAT from Humulus lupulus chromosome 5, drHumLupu1.1, whole genome shotgun sequence encodes the following:
- the LOC133778869 gene encoding protein DEFECTIVE IN MERISTEM SILENCING 3-like — protein: MAAIEAIKEVIWFRGFSNELGLNSEDITGYCNSQSALHLIKNPMFHERSKHIDIKLHFIREVIARKEVRAKKVNTDENPTDMLTKVILSNHIHWVSQITCFSNHLSTKEEVMENIEKIGNSAAAVLCNISRIIPFQEQEDHLMKDIIGVVALLGRVHSRRLSRILSKYLGADQMLAVVARSFETAILLEKYKQTGEVDRCHGLHVEAAILDKFIDGRFIVMCFDNISPFRGGVKSGSQRKLALSRPRLIDGTIPKGFLGFAVNRIDLDEDMLSIKNNSGHGLRETLFYHLLGQLHVYETGEDMLAARACIEHGSVSLDGGILKGNSVISFGFISDPGVCFQVVTTNNEMLHYQENLKLLKEKKKSELRTINDEIEQVMKKRSKVLTKFEKIKSEFNKFMDDWERFERTPQGLSSKVSLYGELISTISTSFLI